The genomic DNA cagggggaggggggtgtcaatTTTGTTCGGCTTCTTTTTttggtcaaagttcacaagcccacagcgcaagaactaaaccatgtaggaggctcaaattttgcatgctggtacataaataggaatagtatgtagcaaaatcatcacgcttggtctggataatcctgcatggtcatagctgtctctcaaagttgatacaaattttattggagtttttggctggtctctgtttaagccttcagaagacatatttgtactcaacataggctcttgatttattttccttactgagataagtagaaacactctcactaaaagcaatgaacagaaaacaaatcccttcaggggtctgaacagcagacctcacaagtccctgaaaaataattttggttatcatttcaagagcacccaaacaccttgtgggaatatacaaagatttttttaaatatgtttttctttattctccatgatccttctttttgaaaacaccaatttgacttgtcttatgcaaatctttcttttttattttccaccctgaacatgggcaaaatgccccattaacatcaatatgttttatatagagtcaccacactgccacctgtggttgtatagagtaacctgtggtagctctatacaaaacatagatgtcaatggtgcattttgccaatgttcagggtggaaagtgaaaaagaaagatttgcataagacaagtcattGGTGttttaataaagaaaaaaatatttttaaatatttaaaaataaatattgtgtttgggtgctctgaaaatgacaaccaaaatgattttttagacttgtaaagtttgctgttcagaccctgaaggaatttattttctgttcattgtttttttgtgagagtgtttctacttatctcagtaaggaaaataaatcaagagcctatgttgagtacaaatatgtcttctgaaggcttaaacagagcccagccaaaaactccaataaaatttgtatcaactttgagggacagctatggccATGCAgaattatccagaccaaacgtgacgattttgctacatactattcctatttatgtaccagctcATGCAAAAAagttgagcctcctacatggtttagttcttgtgctgtgggcttgtgaactttgatttcaaaaaagaggccgaacaaaatcgacacccctcccctgtaaaactggctgtatcttgggaagtattgatcttacataagagtaattttacagtgtgtctcctgggtaacataggtacacctgataattctttcagaattttttgagacccaagtgcgtgggccctggttgaattgacgtggaatgacccaggaATCATCTCATTGGAAGATACCTGATTGCTTGCTAGGCTATGTCAAAATGTTGCTTGCTGAGTCTGAAGCCCTAGGAGGGTTccagacattacattacattacattattatttggctgacgcttttaaccaaagctactaacaacatggtaaacaatacgttttagaacaattctcacaattttaggacagtttaaaaaacaaaaaaacattagagtacagtaagaataagtgccgggttggtgctgtttttaacagttacttgtcagtttaaacggctggtgagtgctaggatcaggcaagacttgttgtaagtgttgctatgagagtagggtgttctctaaagagctttgggtcttcaggagtttttgaaagtggaaaaaagGATGTCCCCGCCCTTGTAGGAATTGGcagtgttccaccaacgaggaacaacagatgagaaaaaagtttgattggcttgagcgcaccaGTGGTAGAGGCCCAGGCGCCGCTAGATCAGATATTTGagcgtctggaggtagtgtaagtctgtatgagggcattcaagtaggtggggagaaccgagactactttgtaggcaagccgttagagacttgaattctGATCACTGGCCGCCATAGgtggtagccagtgtagctggatgagcagcgggtaacatgtgcccttttgggttggttgtagaccaggcggccaggcgttctggatcatctgaagtggtttctaTCATtgaggctgggagacctgtcaggagggcattgcagtagtcgattAGAGGAGATGacaattgcctgaaccagaagttgggcagcatcttgagtcaagtaagtcctgattttccattacATGTTTGTAGAGTGCAAACGGCATGCCCGgctgactgaggcaacatgatccagaagtttagttggttgtcaagaacaactcctagatttcttggtagtccctggtcggtgaaacagacaggagtcaaatttgatgttgatgtcgtggtgtatggtaggtttagctgggatgacccaGTTCAAATTTTGGAGAGGTTCACAGGTGGGTGctttcatccatgtagctatgttcGAAAGGTAACCGAAGATCCGCAAGGAAACCaggggtcgccaggtggaaaggacagatagagctgtgtgtcgcgtctgcatagcagtggtatgagaaccCGTCAAGTAACGGGATAATccgtcccaaggaggtggtagatagcaaagaggaggggggctCAGCACTGATCCCtggggggacccctgtggttagatgggtgaggtgcagatagctgaccaaacCAAGATACGTTAAACAGCCcctgaggtaggattcaaaccaggagagagcagaaccgagattcccatgtcagcgaaagtatagagagaaggatacggtgattaaccgtgtcaaaggcaacgataagtcaagcagaatgagtactgatgaccgaggtGTCGCctctggcttcttttaaggcttctgttacagacagcagagccgtttgccgcagagtggccgctttgaacccagactgatttggatccagaaggttgttctgtgaaaggaagtcagagacctgtttggagactgctttcgttcaatgccttggataggaaaggcagtagtgagacagggcggtagttctcgacttgagcagggttgagagaagctttcttaattGGTGTTAcccggccattttgaacgcttgCTGGAAATGTGCCGAgattagcgaggcattgatcacatgtgtgcgATAGCTGAGCGATGGtcggctgatggactgaagtaggctcgtaggtataggtccagcgagcatgtggtagggatcggctgcatgtcaggagtctggacacttcattcTTCGAGAGAGGCGGAATGctgaaaagatgttccagcagtccctagaggttgtaggagcgCGGCATCTGAGCCAGacgcgttgagtgggcatgtagagaatttaCTGCTgatgccgccactttgtttgtaaaaaaaaatgaggcagggtatctgcagtaaggctggatggaggaggaggcagctgagggttgagtagcgatttgaaggttgagaaaagttttcgaaagtgtctgtagctgttgatttttgtcattgtagaaagcagtcttagcagcagtgatgctggctgagaaggaggtcagaagtgtctggtagtttttgaggtcgtcagctagtttggatttgtgccatttcctctccggctctgagtttggtggcGCGccgcgatcggagggtatcatttagccatggatgagaatgtttggatcgagctggccttgtggtaagagggcacagcttcgtctagacacgaggtcagtgtggagcagagcgagtcagtgggTTTCATTAAcctcagagaggagaaggtgttgagtggaggtagaccggaggcaaccacagaggagaagtcgcgttggagacaggttccggatgttgcggccggaacgtgaccatcggctgaggagccggaggctgatCTGTCAGGCtggcgttgaactggatgaagaagtggtcagaaagatgggaggcgtcaccatgagggtgtctgtgctgcagttcgaaagtgaagatcaagtcaagctctttgccagctttgtgagtcggtgggctttgaaccagttcgaggtcaaaggtggaccagggccaaaaagtccgctgagcctggggcatctaagtggatgttcatatcaccgagaacaagaagcggacagtcatgctcagggatggaggatagcagagtgtcaagttcggccaataaagtcgcctagttggcctggagggcggtagatgaccagcacattagagttttgctggggcgatcactgtgatggcatggaattcgaatgagacatatttgtttgtaggcagtagcggggtgaatttccatttgttggagatcagcaggccgtccGCCTCCTCGCCCAGATAGGCcagggtgtgggatagtgtaaggttagtggagagtgcagcggggtggcagtgttctctggtttgatccaagtctcagtgagagcaaggagttccaatgaaaggtggttggcatagccagctatgaagtcggttttgttgactgcggattgacagttccacaagcccatggagaaggaggtttctgtcggtgaggacgtttaagttcctggaggtgAAGGGATTTCTGCCCTTTTgacatttctgccccttttggcatgatgcgttttctgcaatggccggtgataacagatatggtggaacggcacattttgccttttAATCGGTGCCTGTCttggtgaacttgcacaggtaaacttgcttgtcttgaccGTGTCCGTCTTTAAACGAGGCTGGCTGAAACGAGGGCTGCCGCTATGCTGCcgcttcagcagcagccactattttattctgctaggaattgcatgcagctgtcctcctgtctcactaatgatgcatcagcgagaccgccctctgacgttgcacagcttagattgttcaaaagggtgttaattactgtcaactgaaagtccggCTCGCTCACACCGGCCgaaactcacagtttcaagtagcctcctccctcagctgttccccaacgcccagagtccaattctaacaattgagaggatttggccagtagtagcctatgtgttcttgctttctctctcccaactcactgcagttgttgtcTGATTACCTGAAACAGCTCCAGATTTCCAGAAACAGCTTATCTGTTCATTTTGGAATTCCTCCCTTCTTGTtctcacatatatatatttttttctctctgtctctctgtctgtctgtctgtctgtctctctctctctctctctgtctagggCGCTGGCTAACATCTGTGTGTCCCCTGAGATGTTTAACGTAGCACATGCCTTTATCGATTTGGAGGTTGGTTTCTCTCCCATAAACATACCCAATGATCTCACTTGTTTGTACTCAAAATGTTAGAATATCTTCTATAACTTGCTTTGGATGATGACAGTGCTTTTGTAGTTTGAGATTATAACTGAATATTGAGTAACccctcccctctgtgtgtgtgtgtgtttgtttgtgtagctTTGTAAAAAGCAGGAGGACTGGAAACAGATGGCGGCGgtgtttctgcgtgtgtgtgcgagccCCTGCACCACCAGCCACCTGCTCaagttctgtgtgtctgtggccacTGCACTGCTGGTGGAGTCATCTCAGTGCAGGAACTGGTTCACATcccattattatatgtgccccttATTTACAGCGGCTTTGAATGaactgtggacttaaattggtaatgtctttcttcaccgtgggatagtgagcgtaatttcgatctcaTCTTGTTGCAGGAACTGGTTCACTGGCAACTTCATCTTGTTGCAGGAACTGGTTCACTGGCAACCTGTTCCTTTTGGAAAAATGTCTGTATATGAAATGTCTTTCTCATAGAATTTCTGTTATAAGTGCTGTCAGAGAACTTGAGAATGCACACTACCATGACACTTTTACTGTCTCATTTGGCTGATCTTAATTCCTATCTTCTCAAGAAAggagttacaaaaaagtcttCAGTTTCATTGGCAAAAATGTTTTGGCCACAGGTTAAAACATTACACACTATTGTTTAGTTATTGCAGTTGTCTCACAACATGCAGAATTGCTAGCACAATTCTCTGAGGTAGCGGTTGCGTGGCTTATGCAAGTAAAAAGAAATTGTTGGTAGTGCAGATATTAATTTGTGTAATAAGCACCAGGACGGACGGATGGGACAGCACATGAACAATTTGAGAAACAGATACAGGAACGGACACAGACAGATGTTGATCTCTCGCTTTTTCCGTAGTTTCACAGCGTAGTCATTTCTTcagtactttgtgtgtgtgtaacagcgGTCACTCAGGTGTCAGATGAAGGACTGGACCGGAACTTCTTGGGCAGAATTGGAATCTCCGTGCTGATCCACTATCACAGGACACAGCAGTGGAGCAAGGTATggccgtccgtccgtccgtccgctGCGCcacataccgtattttccggactatagaccctttcaacaaggtaaacaaaaacaatgcttgaacgttctatttgggccccaatctacttcctctgcattaagatgacatatggaatgttaaaacggaagccttgtggggccaactatgatgctgataatggaactctcttgaaagggtccataagtcgcaccagtcaaaaaatgtgtcatgaagaggggaaaaaaacatatatataaatataaaaaagtgtgacttatagtccggaaaatacggtaatccTCTGTGACCTTGATCAGATGAACCATGGTGTCTGGCAACCCccagcccccaaaaaaaacaaacatgggccaagtcttGCGAGCCCCTTCTCTCCGGCGGAATTTGGTTTCGAAATGTTGTGAGATGAgcattggaagcagaggcagaaaatgtcttctctcataggtaggctatgtcaatggcagcctttgactaaaaacctttaCAAAAATCATTTTCGCGACCCCTCCAATATTTTTGACGAcccccagtttgagaaccactgatgtagtTCACACTTCGGCTCTTTGCCCAAACCTGAAAAAGGCCTATTGAAGGACTGAAGGACGCAAGGGACAACTAAATTATCTTCTCTGACTTCTTTATTTAATTCCAGTTTAGTTTGATGGATTTCAGTTTGTAGGTAATGGTAAGTACAAGCAGTGCCATCTAGaggtgaaaatgaaagagaCCAATTGGTGTTTAATATTTTACTCCATTATCActagaaagataagaaaaactactTATAAGAAAGAGTACTTGCAGTAATAAAGCCAGGGAGGGGCTACTCATTCGTATCTTAGTACATTTGATGATGCTAATGAAATTGCATTGAGAACTGGAAGGGCACTTGGGAGAGCGCAGACCTCTGCCAAGGCCACATATCTGGTCTAATGCAGTGTTGTCAGTTATTGTCTGAGTGGATGGTAATTGGTCGTCCAAACGTGTGTCTTTTTCAGGGACAGAAGATTGTAGAAATATTGTCTCAGCAACAGCCATGTTACTCTGTGATGAAGGGGGTTTTTAGTAACGAGGATACCACCTCACGTTGTTCCCTCATAACCATGGCAACAGAACTTCACCTGCATTCTGGTAGCATGGAGGGAGCCCTGAATGTCCTGAAGGGTAAGGGGCCAACtccactcaaacatacacagatgATGAATGCATGCATTTGCAATGAACTCAATTATCAGTTTCAGTACTGCTCAGTAGTGTTGTGTAGTTGTAGTGTTCAGTAGTGTTTTGCCAAgtagaattttttttattaaaaccaGAACACtcaaataaagtgtgtgtgtctgtgtgtgtctgcatgggtgtatttctgtgtgtgtgcgtgtgtagagAACAACTGGTTTGTGAGCTGCAGCAAGTGGCCGTGTGAGCGTGGGGATGTGATGCACCGCGTTGCTGTCCAGACGCGACTGGCCCAGTGCACCTCTCACAGGGACGCACTGGAGGTCCTCATGCACCTCCCGGGCCTACAGCCACTTGACGGTGAGATGAGTAATGGAGACGCCTAGAACAACGCAGCAGTCATCATGGCCGTGCCCATCTTCCGAACCATACAGATCAACTTCACTTTATTAAGTCTGTGTAAATGAAGATGTATTTGTCctttgtctgtgtgcttgtgtgtctgtggatgcgTGTGACAGATTCGACTGATGTGGGTGAATACACAGGCCTGTTCAATTCCCTGCTGAGGTCGTGTTTGGAGCGGAGTGCCTTGCTCGTTGCCGCGGATGCGCTGGAGTTCATGCTGGGCAATGGACTGCATGCAGAGCTGTTGCTGGTCCAGAACCTCATCTGTGACCTCGGCAAGCGCAACCGCTGGAATCGTGCCCGAATACTTTTCCAACGTAGGCTCAATCACAAAACCCATTTACATTCCAATTCCCATAAttctaagtatgtgtgtgtgtgtgtgtgtgtgattacctcCTCTGTCCGTACTCTGATTAACCAGCAGTATTAGCAACTTATAAATAACAAAtgatctgtctttttttctcaagaaATTCCATGCGTCTtgttgaaatgtaatgtgtgtaggTGCCCTGAAAGTGGGGTACTACCCCTTGGTGGAGGTGGTACCAGGTTCCCTGGTTCTGGAGTTGCCGAGCTCTCTGAACGAGGTGGAGATGGCCGTATGTCTCGAGATGTTCATGTGCCGCAACATCCCTCACTCTCCCGATATCCCCAACATCAGTCCTGCTCCAGTGGTTACCCTGAAAAGGTAAGTAGCAAGGGCCCATATTCTACCTTCACCCTGCCTTGCAAGATGGCTTCATGCACGGATGTGTGCAGCAGACAGCATAGCTAGTGTGACTAATTCGTGTTGACTGACATCACGATAAGCCAGTTGTTTCATAATCTGTTAGTGTGTGGCACTGTGGGAGTGTATTTGTAaagtttagaaatcatttggatggttaaatgacctgttcgtGAAAATGGGTGTTCAGGcgaaaaaccaaccttgcaacattgagtcACTGCcgtttttaaatcgtgtttcttattTGGGAAGACTTATCCATGTAAGACCAATAGCAAGGGGGAAATCCAGCAAGTTTCCTTTAAGTGTCACTGCCTCATTTGGGAAGACTTAATAAGACCAATCCAAGGAAACAGCACTTCACAGGTGTGATGGATGCAATGGTaatattgtctgtgtgtgtgtgtgtgtgtgtgtgtgtgtgtgtgtgtgtgtgtgtgtgtgtgtgtgtgtgtagggcttcAAACAACGGTTCTGTTCCTGAGAGTGAATACTTGTCGGCTGGCTGCCGGCTGCTCTCCTCAGCCCAGCTCCCTAACCCCAAACTCAGACTGAGCTACACCACTGTCAATCCACAGCAGGAGCAGGTGTACACCATCGAGCCAGGCTCCGCCCACAACTGGCTCAGCTACAATCATAGCTGGGCCCACAGGTTGTGGTCTGTGTGATCGTACGATCAGACATGCATGTACATACTCCACCCATCATGCACTTCAAGATGACATGCTCAAATGTATAGAATAGAGGTTCATTTTCTTATTGTAAGAACAAATTTTAGTTTGTTTGctgttttttaattgttttattgttttactgATAACAAGTTGCATTGTTTATTAACTGCTGTTAAGTTATGTTAATAATATTTACTTTTAATGTTAAGTGTCTGTTAATAATTTCTTTCATGGTTATCTTTGTTAAACAAATTGTGAAATtttgcaacttttttttttttttataccaaCCTGTTCAGTTATCAAGCCGGCCAGCCATATCTACTGGAGTTGGAACTGTTTTAAGACCACCAGAAAGCTGGTCTGATTAGCcctatattgtttttttgtgtttgggccaagtaaataataaataaacagcaTTTCTTGGATGATCTGGCTAAAGAATGAACTTGAGTTACTGTTTAATCTTcagaacatacacacagctaCAGCCTACATCAGTGTACCAGCTCCGTGTCCATTTTCTTCACAAAAGTGCAGACCTATGAACAACATGTCAGAAATGTTGCCGAAAGTTTCACCATGTCATCATTAACAAAACTTGAGGGTTTGGCAAGTGGCATGTGCAGTACTATATTTGAGCAAGCGttctacttttattttattcattagACCTGACCTAGGCTGTCAGTGGTATCACCCACAGTGGAATCTGGTCAAATATTTCTTTGTTAGTGGTTTAAGCACAGTATAGTTTTCTATTACTTTATTGAATAccattagcctggctagcgccaccacttctcaatgagacgtctgggaaccaaacgttcatttttcgtatttgaaaaaaaatgcccagatccgtttattgggtgccacggatgtctatcaaatgcgtctgtgcatagctcatcatcgtcttgctttcccacctgttctgtgattggttccctatctcaggcgaaaatttgctccatggtctccaggctgccttagcagcgtgaatcaaatcgcgcgcaaggcagcatgggaacacccaggctagaatACCATaccaattgattttttttttttttatgttcattgtTTTTAGAACGAAATGCTGGAAATGTCCTTAGATTGGAAACCAAAagacattattttttaaactagaatattttttcattatttgaaTTAAAGCACCAAGTGTATTATATCAAGACATACTGAATGAAAGTGATCTATGCAAATGCTATTTGGCTAGTTTTTGGATATAGGACTTTTGAGGTTATAAATCAAATCAAGGAACGTATGATTTTCCAGGAGTACAATTGTGTATGTGAATATAGCCTAACACCtctaaaaacagttttgaatgGCACTGGATTGCTTCCTGCACCTGCTTGCCTGGATTCCAGTCCACTAGATGGTGGTAGTGGGCCAATTACGCGGATTTATGTAGTTGGAGCAGAAACCAAAGAAGAGTACCACGACCAGGAAAGTAACGTGACATTTACTGGTAGGAAGTAATTGCTTAATTCGATGACATTtgatagattttttttatccttAGGCATGTACAAAACATATCTAAAAGTCCTCTGATGTCGGATCCATAGTAAATGTGAATGATTACCTCAAAGGCAAAGAGGAACGTATTCAGAAGGTAGGCTGTAAGAACTGCCTTACTTtccccttgtttttttttttattttaacgcTAGCCGCTCTTATTTCCGACAGAGATCGTTAGGGGAATGACCTGGATTAACCGTTAACCATTAAAGGTTTAGAGAAACTTGAGAACATAGTTGCAATGCAATATGTCCCTGCGTCCTCAGACTTAGATGAATGGGTAGCAAAAAGTcataaatataaaaacatatcCTGACGCCCTTGAATGTATGCATACATTTCAGTTTACAGTGATCCTCAGGGCTGTTTATGTATTGTATGTGCGTGCAATCACAGCTCTCTCAATAccggtaatataaaaaatatatccgACCTACCAAGTGACATTATACGATAATAATGCCATTCGATTTCTCACCTTTCCCCTCCAATTCCCTACATGATATTGAGTGTTACAAGTCATGTTGCGTCTTGGGCAACAACACCCTCTGTGGCTCAGTAGCTACAGCTTTTCAAGTTCATGTGAAGAAACCTGCTGCTACATTCTGTATTTTGACATAAGTTGCTTAGGACCAGTAAGTCACTGGCTAATTGGCCAGGTAAAGCCAGCATTTGTTTCTTGGTGGATCAGTGAGAGTTTCCTGTTCTCTGCCTCTTTTTTGTCCAGGGTCATGCTATGGGGGTGCATGGCCTCACCAGCTACGTGGAGAAGGACCGCCGCTTCCTTGTTAATGTGCGTCTCCAGGACACCCGGCTGGTGATCGATGGCAGCAGCCTGTACTACAGCCTGTATTTCGGCTGTGGCGCAGACCAGCAGTGCGGTGGGGAGTATGAGGCTTTCGCAGAGCAGGTGCGCCACTTCTTCGCTGCGCTCTTCACCTGCAGGATCCAGCCCTTTGTGGTGTTGGATGGGGGGATGGATCACAGTGACAAGAAGTTCGCCACCTTCCGGCAGCGCGCCAAGAGGTCCATCAACGATGCCAACTCCCTCTCCCGCGGAACGAACGGTTCTGTGCTTCCCCTGCTCACCAAGGCCGTCTTCATGCAGCTGCTCTCCGACTTGGCCGTCCCCTTCTTCCAGTGTGCAGCAGAGGCCGACATGGAGATCGCGACCCTGGCCAGCCAGTGGGGCTGCCCCGTGCTGACCAATGACAGTGACTTCTACATATTTGAACTGCGTGCGGGTTACATACCCTTCAGGCACTTTCAGTGGGCCAGCGTGGCGGTGGGCAGGCAGGCCCACCCGTCGCAGTGTTCCGTCTCGGCCCGCTGCTACACCGTGCAGCGCCTCTGTTCCCACTTCAGGGGACTGACCCCGCAGATGTTGCCTTTGTTTGCCGTAATCATGGGGAACGATTACACTCCCGCTCACATCAAACAGCTGTTCTTCAGCCGCGTGGAGCTGCCCGTGGTGGCAGCGGGGAGGAGGGGGAACCCCCAGGTCGAGGGCCTCCTCCTGTGGCTGTCTCAGTTCAGCAGCCCTGCTGAGGCCCTGGAGGAGGTGCTGGAGCTTGAcgcaggagggagagaacagaggagaggcgCCACGCAATCCGTTTTCTCTGCAGGGATGCAGGACTACACTCTCCCACCTCGAAGCAGCTTGGCGCAGTTCTTCTCTGGAGGTTTGAACCCTCTTCCAGGCTCGATGGAGGTCCCTGAAATACTTGCTGCCCAGCCACAGTGGCTCTTGCGGGGGATCGTCACGGGCAGGTTGCCCTCTCTGGTCCAGGATGTGCTGGTGCTCCAGAGGGTCATGCTGATCGCCCAGGTAGAGAACTGCAGGTTACCCAGCAGCCACTGCACCTCGCTGGCCATTCGGCAGGTCATCTACGGGCTGCTTCTCCTCGGCCGCCAGCAGGCCCCGGCTCACGCTCCTGcgggcagaggaagaggaagaggaagaggagggcgaGGCAGCAGGGGGACAAGTGGCTGTAGACATGGTGGCCAATCAGAAGCAGAGGGATGTGTTCACATCGCCCCCACTGTGGTGGAGTATGACAGATGTGATCTCAACCTGACAAAAAGCACAGTCGACCCTGTTCAACTGAGTGGTGCTCCTCATGTGCAGATAGAGATGATGGACCAGGTATGCATGAATGTACAGAACACCTTTGTAGTGAGACAGCTTTTAATCTGATGGTTTCAGTTGTTTCTTTGCAATGACAGTCAGACAGGTAGTGAACATATTTTTTCCTGTTCAACTATTTACAGCT from Alosa alosa isolate M-15738 ecotype Scorff River chromosome 20, AALO_Geno_1.1, whole genome shotgun sequence includes the following:
- the topaz1 gene encoding protein TOPAZ1; this translates as MFILQENEIDGDDKSEDWNSGWNSWRNSPSNLKQNTCNTDNFTLMKNGGTSRPATYGTYCKYYFSENHSCLRNTCSFLHVPRSGDEKFCMATVQRFTVSTNPVYVKRAVDVFTGYYKMCSPGLCFNVEVVTGLLASLIRLGFLSDTFVALNLLLGHNIRPPAECVLAVFEHACKRKFNKTVPQLIYLISKVVENGCVFSVDQCERLQKCLECLNAPQSQMDVFIAVKCRALANICVSPEMFNVAHAFIDLELCKKQEDWKQMAAVFLRVCASPCTTSHLLKFCVSVATALLVESSQCRNWNWFTGNFILLQELFHSVVISSVLCVCVTAVTQVSDEGLDRNFLGRIGISVLIHYHRTQQWSKGQKIVEILSQQQPCYSVMKGVFSNEDTTSRCSLITMATELHLHSGSMEGALNVLKENNWFVSCSKWPCERGDVMHRVAVQTRLAQCTSHRDALEVLMHLPGLQPLDDSTDVGEYTGLFNSLLRSCLERSALLVAADALEFMLGNGLHAELLLVQNLICDLGKRNRWNRARILFQRALKVGYYPLVEVVPGSLVLELPSSLNEVEMAVCLEMFMCRNIPHSPDIPNISPAPVVTLKRASNNGSVPESEYLSAGCRLLSSAQLPNPKLRLSYTTVNPQQEQVYTIEPGSAHNWLSYNHSWAHRLWSV
- the aste1b gene encoding protein asteroid homolog 1 isoform X1, whose protein sequence is MGVHGLTSYVEKDRRFLVNVRLQDTRLVIDGSSLYYSLYFGCGADQQCGGEYEAFAEQVRHFFAALFTCRIQPFVVLDGGMDHSDKKFATFRQRAKRSINDANSLSRGTNGSVLPLLTKAVFMQLLSDLAVPFFQCAAEADMEIATLASQWGCPVLTNDSDFYIFELRAGYIPFRHFQWASVAVGRQAHPSQCSVSARCYTVQRLCSHFRGLTPQMLPLFAVIMGNDYTPAHIKQLFFSRVELPVVAAGRRGNPQVEGLLLWLSQFSSPAEALEEVLELDAGGREQRRGATQSVFSAGMQDYTLPPRSSLAQFFSGGLNPLPGSMEVPEILAAQPQWLLRGIVTGRLPSLVQDVLVLQRVMLIAQVENCRLPSSHCTSLAIRQVIYGLLLLGRQQAPAHAPAGRGRGRGRGGRGSRGTSGCRHGGQSEAEGCVHIAPTVVEYDRCDLNLTKSTVDPVQLSGAPHVQIEMMDQTSVSARVQVLLRVLHIEERALGTVPPTLRLPMCVTSFWLQRSRPRPDPTILQAVILGLTFGELSYRRTITGDPMCSRPGVAAVLHRLHQLRVQRKERRGLNLEVAHALSQWQSCMWAALCLNQLLCCPLPNPPCAWLFSGTLLHAVQAALRQGAAVEDFLAGDPFPGQLFSSLMEATLQPCGPGPTGHLGPSSSGARKRGRGQRKHPPQGRGQAPRGRVQRVDERGLNNRFAMLMSDEDYEEEESTTWPYGLLSTRWCFSDVMGPRGCSCQNLPIFVLVYKLMILIFLAASCAFHLLLPHSCILVYIVLAGSQWEGIPFS
- the aste1b gene encoding protein asteroid homolog 1 isoform X2, coding for MGVHGLTSYVEKDRRFLVNVRLQDTRLVIDGSSLYYSLYFGCGADQQCGGEYEAFAEQVRHFFAALFTCRIQPFVVLDGGMDHSDKKFATFRQRAKRSINDANSLSRGTNGSVLPLLTKAVFMQLLSDLAVPFFQCAAEADMEIATLASQWGCPVLTNDSDFYIFELRAGYIPFRHFQWASVAVGRQAHPSQCSVSARCYTVQRLCSHFRGLTPQMLPLFAVIMGNDYTPAHIKQLFFSRVELPVVAAGRRGNPQVEGLLLWLSQFSSPAEALEEVLELDAGGREQRRGATQSVFSAGMQDYTLPPRSSLAQFFSGGLNPLPGSMEVPEILAAQPQWLLRGIVTGRLPSLVQDVLVLQRVMLIAQVENCRLPSSHCTSLAIRQVIYGLLLLGRQQAPAHAPAGRGRGRGRGGRGSRGTSGCRHGGQSEAEGCVHIAPTVVEYDRCDLNLTKSTVDPVQLSGAPHVQIEMMDQTSVSARVQVLLRVLHIEERALGTVPPTLRLPMCVTSFWLQRSRPRPDPTILQAVILGLTFGELSYRRTITGDPMCSRPGVAAVLHRLHQLRVQRKERRGLNLEVAHALSQWQSCMWAALCLNQLLCCPLPNPPCAWLFSGTLLHAVQAALRQGAAVEDFLAGDPFPGQLFSSLMEATLQPCGPGPTGHLGPSSSGARKRGRGQRKHPPQGRGQAPRGRVQRVDERGLNNRFAMLMSDEDYEEEE